A genomic window from Chitinophaga pollutisoli includes:
- a CDS encoding carboxypeptidase-like regulatory domain-containing protein, whose product MFAPLRCIWLLDLLWVFTGKPPVRIQLKDSLKIDKQSSFLYNPLTIQNLTAQPIELILHASVPQGWRLMSPGPGDTLRIAAGAVHKSTIVLLKERDAMAMWLPVRLTAITSGGIKITQRFQVIAEAVCEFSTAFLTPQIELAGTERKLSIRVRVNNMGTTLGKYAATYKSSDLGIDKVADFRLQPGKDTILTWEYLLSERQWIALTRGKIAVSLEDTTGVSYMNFTEVKKVQQVLKSRSSPYPVLPIQVETGMMQWGRQFSYYAAARGEIEIGNGRAGFYYHSKQYGLGNRLERNVFGAYLKTKRWELYGGHLSSLKYFFSYGNGVKVTYTSDKNATFLFSTSIHSNRLPFTNDHVLASIQYPVGKIIFSHTAAANLDNENGVKSYLLDNEITLLNAVPIHLSVNLGAGQDVYDEAPPSRKRTAPGPAVGYKFMFTGRKLSISSQVQYNGKNFPGLNKGLVTHFHDLSWTFNTRNAAGLFWQYNRAGISTLRDTMFNKDALKFDILRYGVKYSLSAGRGAYGISIGRLRQTDGFINSLPVYGFLEFSGRLAVWKNSSMTFSSMSGLNNNYQRTGEDIFFTNTSFSMVFKNFGIRGFYAQVPVFDNTTAKGFVRYNRTLLAGPSASFQLFGRVKANLHYSISKTLYDKQVYHLWGSNMSYRNSRSGLDISASVEFPLVSGSTAPAGVNDQYINLSLSKRLNVPIIFRKKYYTLKLVPFFDKNGNGKLEPSENVIPGALFSIGDISFISGANGTIYYKNIPAGNYTIVCQYANKIKGWVPAGGFTQQLTVAGDVTHLLPFRKSKLITGMVELKTNALTGSRITKENIKVSATDSAGIVYTTMTNDNGVFFLNVPAGKYVVSLNPQAFSEKVRPKTMYFIVELVSAEQAEVVFEIVDVSREVRFFKN is encoded by the coding sequence ATGTTTGCCCCTCTTCGTTGTATTTGGCTGTTGGATCTCCTCTGGGTATTCACAGGAAAGCCCCCGGTCCGCATACAACTGAAAGATTCTTTAAAAATTGATAAGCAGTCTTCCTTCCTATACAACCCTTTGACCATACAAAACCTGACAGCACAACCTATCGAATTGATCTTGCATGCTTCGGTGCCGCAAGGGTGGCGGCTAATGTCCCCGGGACCCGGAGATACTTTGCGGATCGCAGCCGGTGCCGTTCACAAATCAACGATAGTATTGCTGAAGGAGCGAGATGCTATGGCAATGTGGTTGCCGGTGCGCCTTACCGCCATTACCTCTGGCGGAATTAAAATTACGCAGCGATTTCAGGTTATCGCGGAGGCTGTTTGTGAATTCTCCACGGCCTTTCTTACCCCGCAAATTGAGCTGGCCGGAACGGAAAGGAAACTGAGCATCCGAGTCCGGGTTAATAATATGGGTACAACGCTCGGTAAGTATGCTGCAACGTATAAGAGCAGTGACCTCGGCATAGACAAAGTTGCAGATTTCCGCCTTCAGCCTGGCAAAGACACGATATTGACCTGGGAATACCTCCTGAGCGAGCGGCAGTGGATTGCGCTTACCCGCGGAAAGATAGCCGTCAGCCTTGAAGACACTACCGGTGTCAGCTATATGAATTTCACCGAGGTGAAAAAAGTGCAACAGGTTTTGAAAAGCCGCTCTTCACCGTATCCTGTTCTTCCAATACAGGTAGAAACCGGAATGATGCAATGGGGCCGGCAGTTCAGTTATTATGCCGCAGCCAGGGGCGAAATTGAAATTGGCAATGGCCGGGCGGGGTTCTATTACCATAGCAAACAATATGGATTAGGCAATCGCCTCGAACGCAACGTATTCGGCGCATACCTGAAAACCAAGCGCTGGGAGCTTTACGGTGGACATCTAAGCAGTCTCAAATACTTCTTCTCCTACGGGAACGGCGTCAAAGTAACCTATACATCCGACAAAAACGCAACCTTCCTTTTCAGCACCAGTATTCACAGCAACCGTCTGCCATTCACGAATGATCATGTTCTGGCTTCCATACAATATCCGGTCGGTAAAATCATTTTTTCCCACACCGCGGCGGCCAACCTGGATAACGAAAATGGTGTAAAAAGCTACCTGCTCGATAATGAGATCACTTTATTGAACGCGGTGCCTATTCACCTGAGTGTCAACTTGGGAGCAGGGCAGGACGTATATGACGAAGCGCCGCCTTCGCGGAAACGAACCGCGCCGGGCCCGGCCGTGGGATACAAATTCATGTTTACAGGCCGCAAGCTTTCCATATCAAGCCAGGTCCAATACAACGGAAAAAACTTTCCCGGATTAAACAAGGGGCTGGTTACACACTTTCACGATCTTTCCTGGACGTTCAATACACGTAATGCAGCTGGATTATTCTGGCAGTACAACAGGGCAGGCATATCAACCCTGCGAGACACAATGTTTAACAAGGATGCGTTGAAGTTCGACATACTGCGTTATGGAGTGAAATACAGTCTGTCGGCAGGCCGTGGTGCATACGGGATCAGCATCGGTAGGCTACGGCAAACTGATGGTTTTATAAATTCTTTGCCTGTGTATGGATTCCTTGAATTTTCCGGCAGACTGGCCGTTTGGAAAAACTCAAGTATGACATTTTCATCCATGAGCGGTTTGAATAATAATTACCAACGTACAGGAGAAGATATCTTTTTTACGAATACGAGTTTTTCCATGGTATTTAAAAACTTCGGAATTAGGGGATTCTATGCCCAGGTTCCGGTATTCGACAATACAACTGCTAAGGGATTTGTTCGATACAACCGCACGTTGCTTGCCGGCCCGTCCGCTTCCTTTCAGCTTTTCGGCCGCGTTAAGGCCAACCTGCATTACAGTATTTCTAAGACACTTTATGACAAGCAGGTGTATCATCTATGGGGTAGCAACATGTCGTATAGAAATTCACGGAGCGGGCTTGATATTTCGGCTTCGGTCGAGTTCCCTTTAGTATCAGGTAGCACAGCTCCCGCGGGTGTAAATGACCAGTATATAAATCTTTCATTGAGTAAAAGGCTCAACGTTCCGATCATCTTCCGGAAGAAGTACTACACTTTAAAGCTTGTACCATTTTTTGACAAAAATGGGAACGGAAAGTTGGAACCTTCAGAAAATGTCATTCCCGGCGCGCTCTTTAGCATCGGAGATATTTCATTCATAAGTGGCGCCAATGGCACTATCTATTATAAAAACATACCTGCAGGGAATTATACGATAGTATGCCAATATGCGAACAAGATCAAAGGCTGGGTTCCTGCCGGCGGTTTCACTCAGCAATTAACCGTTGCTGGCGACGTTACCCATCTGCTTCCTTTCAGGAAAAGCAAACTAATCACGGGTATGGTAGAACTGAAGACAAATGCGTTGACCGGCAGCAGAATCACCAAGGAGAATATTAAGGTTTCCGCCACTGACAGTGCCGGCATCGTCTATACTACGATGACTAATGATAATGGCGTATTCTTTCTTAACGTACCTGCGGGAAAGTATGTTGTTTCGCTAAACCCACAGGCATTCAGCGAAAAAGTCAGGCCAAAAACAATGTATTTCATAGTTGAACTTGTCAGCGCCGAGCAAGCGGAAGTAGTGTTCGAAATTGTGGACGTCAGCAGGGAAGTGAGATTTTTCAAAAATTAG
- a CDS encoding Crp/Fnr family transcriptional regulator translates to MIIETDALAQNDLKVKFPVESVRDSDDIYHLMINGVTRKYRKKSIIYREGERSVSIYYVIKGRVKTSKWNVDGKELITGLYKVKDFLGNSAIITFGRYEETAEAMLDSELAVISIPDFEKMLLQIPFLANKLYSNQIVNMLDNQVRMMNIAYGTVRQKVINALLTFMEKYNTGRDSNFEIDVSRHNLAALAGVARESVIRTLSDLRDEGIIQIGESKIRITCIKRLVLECDFTKINSNR, encoded by the coding sequence ATGATAATCGAAACTGATGCCTTAGCACAAAACGATCTTAAAGTAAAGTTTCCGGTAGAATCAGTTCGCGATAGTGACGATATTTATCATTTGATGATCAACGGCGTCACAAGAAAATACCGGAAGAAAAGTATTATTTATCGTGAAGGAGAAAGGTCCGTATCGATATATTACGTGATAAAAGGGCGTGTAAAAACGAGTAAATGGAATGTGGACGGTAAAGAATTGATCACTGGTTTGTATAAGGTAAAGGATTTCCTGGGTAACTCGGCCATTATTACATTTGGCCGGTATGAGGAAACAGCAGAAGCCATGCTGGATTCGGAACTGGCTGTTATTTCTATTCCCGACTTTGAAAAGATGTTGCTACAAATTCCCTTTCTTGCGAACAAGTTGTATAGCAACCAGATTGTGAATATGTTAGATAATCAGGTGAGGATGATGAACATCGCATATGGTACTGTACGCCAGAAAGTGATAAATGCATTGCTGACATTCATGGAAAAATACAATACAGGGCGCGATAGCAATTTTGAAATCGATGTGAGCAGGCATAACTTGGCCGCATTAGCCGGTGTTGCCAGGGAATCCGTAATTCGCACCCTGAGCGACCTCCGGGATGAAGGTATTATTCAAATCGGCGAATCGAAGATTAGGATCACCTGCATCAAGAGGCTAGTGCTTGAATGTGATTTCACCAAGATAAACAGTAACCGATGA
- a CDS encoding nicotinate-nucleotide adenylyltransferase, with protein MTSYKLLLLAINAIAGATMPLRAQVRELPEVTVTAKNYKYLRSINSKEAAQPVKLLEAKAASYDIKNSEYYEDDNDTYFITFYLPEGYVLAVYDQEGKLLRTAEKFKNIVLPALVRASVAKRFPNWSISKDIYLVKFGDEAGAKMQYKLLLENGSKRMRVKTDENGEFID; from the coding sequence ATGACAAGTTATAAATTGTTGCTACTTGCTATTAATGCAATAGCAGGAGCTACTATGCCGTTGCGCGCACAAGTGCGTGAGTTACCCGAAGTAACGGTGACGGCCAAGAATTATAAGTACCTTCGGTCCATAAACAGCAAAGAGGCGGCACAACCGGTTAAGCTGCTGGAGGCCAAGGCTGCCAGCTACGATATCAAAAACTCGGAATATTACGAGGACGATAATGATACTTATTTCATTACTTTTTACCTGCCGGAAGGATATGTGCTGGCAGTTTATGATCAGGAAGGAAAGCTGTTAAGGACAGCCGAGAAATTCAAGAATATTGTCCTGCCGGCTTTGGTTCGAGCTTCCGTAGCCAAAAGATTCCCTAATTGGTCGATTTCAAAAGATATATATCTTGTTAAATTTGGTGACGAAGCCGGAGCCAAAATGCAATACAAATTACTGCTGGAGAATGGCAGCAAACGCATGCGTGTCAAGACAGATGAAAATGGGGAATTTATCGATTGA
- a CDS encoding response regulator has translation MPNILVIENNSDVATSISAILELDNYSVLHANDGVEGVNIALKEKPDLIVCNVRTPLLDGYGVLNILQKYDNTLGRPFIFLSNSADPKAIRRGMNLGADDFLISPFSSVELLHAIEVRLNKIQRLRSKHHLNSSDKLMPTGNKTVAEKLEKLRSGRDAIKFKRRQLIFSVGNHPVYLYYIEKGWVKTCLFNEEGKEIITRIYGAGEFLGYEAALNGTTYSEQAESLCTAELVPIPFSEFNLLVYSDIEVLKLIVRWLTSYLSNNQKHLLKIAYNSLRKRVADALLYLHRKNHGLHYMEVPGINRDVLASLAGVAKESLIRTLSDFRNEGLINIQDGRINLPDIRRLEEMVN, from the coding sequence GTGCCTAATATTCTTGTCATTGAAAACAATTCTGATGTTGCAACGAGCATTAGCGCCATTCTTGAGTTGGACAATTATTCAGTATTGCATGCCAATGACGGAGTTGAGGGCGTAAATATTGCTTTAAAGGAAAAGCCTGACTTAATAGTTTGCAATGTACGGACGCCATTGCTGGATGGATACGGCGTCTTAAACATTTTGCAAAAGTATGATAATACGCTTGGCAGGCCATTTATCTTTCTTTCCAATTCAGCAGACCCGAAAGCCATCCGCAGGGGAATGAACCTTGGAGCCGACGATTTCCTCATTTCGCCCTTCAGTTCTGTTGAATTGCTGCACGCTATCGAAGTCAGGCTAAATAAAATACAAAGGCTTCGGTCAAAGCATCATTTGAATAGCTCCGACAAGTTAATGCCAACGGGAAATAAAACAGTAGCCGAAAAACTTGAAAAGCTACGTTCTGGCCGCGATGCAATTAAATTCAAAAGACGGCAATTAATCTTTTCTGTGGGGAATCATCCTGTCTATCTGTATTACATTGAAAAAGGATGGGTGAAAACCTGTCTTTTTAATGAGGAGGGAAAAGAAATCATCACCAGAATATATGGTGCGGGTGAATTCCTAGGCTATGAGGCGGCATTGAATGGAACCACATACAGCGAACAGGCAGAATCGTTGTGTACCGCAGAACTGGTACCTATACCTTTCTCTGAATTCAACTTACTTGTCTATAGTGACATCGAAGTGCTAAAACTCATTGTACGCTGGCTAACCTCTTATCTATCGAACAATCAAAAGCACCTTCTAAAAATAGCATACAATTCTCTTCGGAAGCGCGTAGCTGACGCCTTGCTTTATCTGCACCGGAAAAACCACGGCCTGCACTATATGGAAGTACCTGGCATTAACCGAGACGTCCTGGCTTCACTTGCCGGCGTGGCAAAAGAATCATTGATTCGGACCTTGAGCGATTTTCGCAATGAAGGACTAATAAATATACAAGACGGGAGAATTAACCTTCCCGATATACGGCGTCTGGAGGAGATGGTTAACTAA
- a CDS encoding serine hydrolase produces the protein MYCIINYNNSISPVKGSPNFQLTVKLISSGGGKGCTFIIPVFVNPTASFIKTASIFYRSHYIFAARTSNHTNENVTKKIRRDNAVRRRLAGRLRKAGRDHSSKKPDIALAKEPGASLKFNPSLFTQGLMNRFTGKTIGFGFAIAFNGAVVTTITAGDSRRLMDGQHPYLPTTRQGTSEATQTITALAILKALEAKGMDENAYVWQLLPTNWNIPASNRKITIAHLLSHTSGLKYIGYDYTSLRKTMQTATTGYGDAYFKNAAVNYHLCRVLLACIVNGAGWYAPMSDNNADEAVSQFYRSYVRQVILGPAGISNYYLVDLCPWNSLGPVWNPNSPGSSQTLYYNYSAPVHHGISIYTNYKSGGAGNWYMSAKELALVHAAAESKKFVSDAMLQRMKNKLMGFDSKYRGRQGTYYFKAGMAYDSKFRGTNTMIAHFPNNVQLAWNTNSISNDIGVVKDVIIEAYENAWTY, from the coding sequence ATGTATTGCATTATAAATTACAACAATTCAATATCGCCCGTTAAGGGATCCCCTAATTTTCAACTAACAGTCAAACTGATTTCGTCCGGGGGAGGAAAGGGATGCACTTTTATTATTCCTGTTTTTGTTAACCCAACAGCTTCATTCATTAAAACAGCATCCATCTTCTACCGGTCGCACTACATCTTTGCGGCAAGAACCTCAAACCACACAAATGAAAACGTTACTAAAAAAATCCGCCGCGATAATGCTGTTCGCCGGCGCCTTGCAGGCAGGTTGCGAAAAGCAGGAAGAGATCATTCTTCAAAAAAACCGGACATTGCGCTGGCCAAGGAACCGGGCGCGTCCCTCAAGTTCAACCCATCGCTTTTCACCCAGGGCCTGATGAATCGTTTCACGGGCAAAACAATAGGATTTGGATTTGCGATTGCATTCAACGGAGCGGTGGTAACAACGATTACAGCGGGCGACTCCCGTCGGCTGATGGACGGGCAACATCCCTATTTGCCTACTACGCGCCAGGGAACGTCGGAGGCCACACAAACCATCACTGCGCTTGCAATTTTAAAAGCGCTGGAAGCCAAAGGCATGGACGAAAACGCCTATGTTTGGCAGTTGTTGCCGACCAATTGGAACATTCCAGCATCTAACAGGAAAATTACCATTGCGCACCTGTTGTCACATACATCCGGATTGAAATACATTGGTTACGATTACACTTCGCTGCGCAAAACCATGCAAACGGCTACCACGGGTTACGGCGATGCTTACTTTAAAAACGCCGCGGTAAATTATCATCTTTGCCGGGTTTTGCTTGCCTGTATCGTAAACGGCGCGGGCTGGTACGCGCCAATGTCAGACAACAATGCGGACGAAGCAGTATCGCAGTTCTACCGGAGCTACGTGCGCCAGGTGATTCTCGGTCCTGCCGGCATTTCCAACTACTATCTGGTTGACCTATGCCCCTGGAACAGCCTGGGCCCGGTCTGGAATCCCAATTCCCCGGGGAGCAGCCAAACGCTCTACTACAATTATTCAGCACCCGTTCACCATGGCATTTCAATTTATACAAACTATAAATCTGGCGGTGCGGGCAACTGGTACATGAGTGCAAAGGAGCTGGCCCTTGTTCATGCAGCAGCGGAATCAAAAAAATTCGTTTCTGACGCGATGTTACAGCGCATGAAAAACAAGCTCATGGGATTCGACAGCAAATACAGGGGGCGGCAGGGAACCTACTACTTTAAAGCCGGTATGGCGTATGACAGTAAATTCCGCGGCACCAACACAATGATCGCGCATTTCCCCAATAATGTGCAGCTGGCGTGGAATACGAACTCCATTTCAAATGACATCGGCGTGGTAAAGGATGTGATCATTGAGGCGTATGAAAATGCATGGACGTACTAA
- a CDS encoding response regulator transcription factor, translated as MKLLVIEDEKELANDIVSYLADYTCEIAANYTQALEKVEIYTYDCILLDLTLPGGDGLRLLNVLKREKRNDGVIIISARNAIEDKIIGLTNGADDYIGKPFHLPELAARIYSVIRRKQFSNSNILDLNEMRVDLLSRKVFVAGAEVLLTKKELDLLLYFIGNKNKVISKGALAEHLSGDMADMFDSHAFVYAHIKNLKRKLIEAGYGNYLKNVYGTGYKWEI; from the coding sequence ATGAAACTCCTGGTGATCGAGGACGAAAAAGAGCTTGCAAACGATATTGTCAGTTATCTCGCAGACTACACCTGCGAAATAGCGGCCAACTATACGCAGGCATTGGAGAAAGTTGAAATCTACACCTACGACTGCATTCTGCTCGACCTTACATTGCCTGGTGGCGACGGCCTCCGTTTACTTAATGTGCTGAAGAGAGAAAAGCGGAACGACGGTGTCATCATCATTTCCGCCCGGAATGCAATAGAGGACAAGATCATCGGCCTGACCAACGGAGCTGATGATTACATTGGCAAGCCCTTTCACCTGCCGGAACTCGCTGCCCGTATATATTCCGTCATCCGGCGAAAGCAATTTTCGAATTCCAATATATTGGACCTGAACGAAATGAGGGTAGATCTGCTATCGAGGAAAGTATTTGTAGCAGGTGCTGAAGTATTACTTACAAAGAAGGAACTCGATCTGTTGCTGTATTTTATTGGCAATAAAAATAAAGTGATTTCGAAGGGGGCTTTGGCGGAACATCTTTCTGGCGATATGGCTGATATGTTCGATAGTCACGCTTTCGTGTACGCGCATATCAAAAACCTCAAGCGCAAGCTCATTGAGGCCGGCTATGGTAATTATCTCAAAAATGTATACGGGACTGGTTACAAATGGGAAATATGA
- a CDS encoding HAMP domain-containing sensor histidine kinase: MKNLLDRNLKAYIIYALVVFLSSVPAYFLIMDFIWRSELHEHNEIVAFRAKERFKRLANDPAALHRSIETWNSIQPEAAIMPVNAMDEDSVYTIYREIRLAGHEELDRFHGLITYFIVGDQAFRITIETNIEESYETIAAITAVTAVFFFLLLGGFLLLNKKLSRRLWAPFHETVGKLEAYDLKSQTQILLPETNIIEFEALQAGIRKLISGNIAAYREQREFTENASHELQTPLAIVQSKLDLFLQTDGLTEAQSGIIEEANHSLSRVSRINRNLVLLAKIDNGQFAAEELLELLPVTRELSQEMEDFLAEKHIHLVLDAHSRGAVTGNRALVEIMLTNLFMNAIRHSPYESEIRISIFDNMIEVANSGTQPLPEDKLFKRFSAAAVHSTGTGLGLAIVRQVSLLYGWQVGYRFSDGMHRFTVGFAGGSET, from the coding sequence ATGAAAAATTTGCTCGACAGAAACCTGAAAGCTTATATTATTTATGCCCTGGTGGTGTTCCTGTCAAGCGTTCCGGCTTATTTTCTTATTATGGACTTTATTTGGCGCTCGGAATTGCATGAGCACAATGAAATAGTGGCATTCAGAGCTAAGGAGAGATTTAAACGGCTTGCCAACGACCCGGCTGCACTTCACAGGAGCATCGAAACCTGGAATAGCATCCAGCCGGAGGCCGCAATTATGCCGGTAAACGCCATGGATGAAGACAGCGTGTATACCATTTACCGAGAAATTCGCCTCGCCGGGCACGAGGAGCTGGACAGATTTCATGGGCTAATCACTTATTTTATAGTCGGCGACCAGGCATTCCGGATCACCATCGAAACTAATATTGAAGAATCTTACGAGACAATTGCGGCCATCACAGCCGTTACCGCGGTGTTTTTCTTTTTGCTGCTGGGAGGATTTCTGCTACTGAATAAAAAGCTTTCGCGGAGATTGTGGGCGCCATTCCATGAAACCGTCGGTAAACTGGAGGCATACGATCTGAAAAGTCAAACGCAGATTTTATTGCCCGAAACCAATATCATAGAATTCGAAGCTTTACAGGCCGGTATCCGTAAGCTGATTAGCGGCAATATCGCAGCGTATCGCGAGCAAAGGGAATTCACCGAAAATGCCTCCCATGAATTGCAAACACCACTGGCGATTGTTCAATCGAAGCTCGATTTGTTCCTGCAAACGGATGGGCTGACCGAAGCGCAATCCGGCATTATCGAAGAAGCCAACCACTCATTGTCGCGTGTTTCGCGCATCAACAGAAACCTTGTGTTGCTGGCTAAAATCGACAACGGTCAGTTTGCTGCGGAAGAATTGTTGGAATTATTGCCGGTTACCCGGGAATTGAGCCAGGAAATGGAGGATTTTCTGGCAGAAAAACATATCCATTTGGTGTTGGACGCGCATTCACGCGGCGCTGTTACAGGCAACCGGGCATTGGTAGAAATCATGCTCACCAATCTGTTCATGAATGCAATCAGGCATTCTCCGTATGAAAGTGAGATCCGGATCAGCATTTTTGACAACATGATCGAAGTCGCTAATTCAGGTACGCAGCCGCTACCTGAAGACAAACTATTCAAACGGTTCTCCGCTGCCGCGGTGCACTCAACCGGAACGGGCCTCGGGCTGGCGATTGTACGGCAGGTTTCCCTGCTGTACGGCTGGCAGGTAGGATACAGGTTCTCGGATGGCATGCACCGTTTTACCGTTGGATTTGCCGGCGGAAGTGAAACATAA
- a CDS encoding phosphatase PAP2 family protein — protein sequence MYYRIFRWQVLLILLSGTSFAQEIIQPPIPVDSQYHMRPLNFRRALFMPASFILAGVAINGNGNEGFKKELVEERNEHIPTFQTHIDNYLQYAPIAIVYGLDAAGISSRTDIRNRTAILIKGEALMSASVSLLKNTTHQLRPDGSTYNSFPSGHTAQAFAAATFLSEEYKHRFPWMPYAAYGMASAVGGFRMANNRHYVSDVLVGAGIGILSMKMAYWTHQYKWRKRKPVVDQF from the coding sequence ATGTATTACAGAATTTTTAGATGGCAGGTTTTATTGATCCTGCTGTCAGGTACTTCCTTTGCCCAGGAAATCATACAGCCGCCGATTCCTGTCGACAGTCAATACCATATGCGCCCCCTCAACTTCCGTAGGGCGCTATTCATGCCGGCGTCCTTCATCCTGGCAGGTGTTGCGATTAACGGGAATGGCAACGAAGGATTTAAAAAAGAGCTGGTGGAAGAGCGGAACGAACATATCCCAACCTTCCAGACCCATATTGACAATTACCTGCAATACGCACCCATAGCCATCGTTTATGGGCTGGATGCTGCGGGTATCTCCTCGCGGACAGATATCCGTAATCGGACTGCCATCCTCATAAAAGGCGAAGCGCTCATGTCCGCCTCAGTATCACTGCTGAAAAACACCACTCACCAACTCCGGCCCGACGGATCAACTTACAATTCTTTCCCATCTGGTCATACGGCGCAAGCCTTCGCTGCAGCTACTTTCCTGTCCGAAGAGTATAAACATCGTTTTCCCTGGATGCCGTATGCCGCTTATGGCATGGCTTCTGCGGTGGGCGGGTTCCGCATGGCCAATAACCGGCATTACGTCAGCGATGTGCTGGTAGGTGCCGGCATCGGCATTCTTTCAATGAAAATGGCTTACTGGACGCATCAATACAAATGGCGGAAGAGAAAGCCGGTAGTCGATCAGTTTTAA